A single Desulfovibrio piger DNA region contains:
- the ftsY gene encoding signal recognition particle-docking protein FtsY: MDEDVRPDAAAAGAHADESVAAAESAGQEPPLKVDEGTETAAAALPEQDGPAAATAPEQGGSVSVADAALAATAVAAAAATAERPTAPALETCGLDPALAQSLILRLREAEPRLSVWLGIVLEGVEEAGDELWKRLRFLLRSLDAPAAEVDAFVDDFRGWLERMEYVQLDEFRSELQYRLTLALDMEDEEDERSRLFLKISEGLSRTREQFSRRLDSLFSSHGELDESFWEELEELFIMADLGYEPSLELVERLRERARKENVTRVEDVRGLLMAEVDEIFRLPRRISAVNPPEVVLFIGVNGVGKTTTIAKLAHRARMQGKKVMIAAADTFRAAAIEQLQVWAERVGALFHARPAGSDPASVAYEAMDRALAEKVDILFVDTAGRLQTKVNLMEELTKIRQVLGKKHEGAPHRCVLVIDATTGQNALSQAKLFKEAAGVDELILTKLDGTAKGGVAIAVAMQEKLPITYVGLGEKLEDLRPFNGADYARALLGDLDQGK; encoded by the coding sequence GTGGACGAGGACGTCCGCCCTGATGCTGCCGCCGCTGGAGCCCATGCGGACGAAAGCGTTGCAGCCGCCGAAAGCGCCGGGCAGGAACCTCCGCTCAAGGTGGACGAAGGCACGGAAACTGCCGCTGCCGCCTTGCCGGAACAGGATGGGCCCGCCGCTGCGACCGCGCCGGAACAGGGCGGATCCGTCTCCGTGGCCGATGCGGCCCTTGCCGCCACTGCCGTTGCCGCGGCGGCTGCCACGGCCGAGCGTCCCACGGCGCCCGCGCTGGAGACCTGCGGTCTGGACCCGGCGCTGGCCCAGTCCCTGATCCTGCGCCTGCGCGAGGCCGAACCGCGCCTCTCCGTCTGGCTGGGCATCGTGCTGGAAGGGGTGGAGGAAGCCGGGGACGAGCTCTGGAAGCGTCTGCGCTTCCTGCTGCGTTCGCTGGATGCGCCCGCCGCCGAAGTGGATGCCTTCGTGGATGACTTCCGCGGCTGGCTGGAGCGCATGGAATATGTGCAGCTGGACGAGTTCCGCTCCGAATTGCAGTACCGCCTGACCCTGGCCCTGGACATGGAGGACGAGGAGGACGAGCGCAGCCGCCTGTTCCTCAAGATCAGCGAAGGCCTGAGCCGTACCCGCGAGCAGTTCTCCCGCCGTCTGGACAGCCTGTTCAGCAGCCACGGCGAACTCGATGAAAGCTTCTGGGAAGAGCTGGAAGAGCTCTTCATCATGGCCGACCTGGGCTACGAACCGTCGCTGGAGCTGGTGGAGCGTCTGCGTGAACGGGCCCGCAAGGAGAATGTGACCCGCGTGGAAGACGTGCGCGGCCTGCTCATGGCCGAAGTGGACGAGATCTTCCGCCTGCCGCGTCGCATCAGCGCCGTGAACCCGCCCGAAGTGGTGCTCTTCATCGGCGTCAACGGTGTGGGCAAGACCACCACCATCGCCAAGCTGGCCCATCGTGCCCGCATGCAGGGCAAAAAGGTCATGATCGCCGCGGCCGACACCTTCCGCGCGGCGGCCATCGAACAGCTGCAGGTCTGGGCCGAGCGCGTGGGCGCGCTTTTCCATGCCCGTCCCGCCGGTTCCGATCCGGCCTCCGTGGCCTACGAGGCCATGGACCGCGCCCTGGCCGAAAAGGTGGACATCCTCTTTGTGGATACCGCCGGCCGCCTGCAGACCAAGGTCAACCTCATGGAAGAGCTGACCAAGATCCGCCAGGTGCTGGGCAAGAAACATGAAGGTGCGCCGCACCGCTGCGTCCTGGTCATCGACGCCACCACCGGCCAGAACGCCCTGTCGCAGGCCAAGCTCTTCAAGGAAGCCGCCGGCGTGGACGAACTCATCCTCACCAAGCTGGACGGTACGGCCAAGGGCGGCGTGGCCATTGCCGTGGCCATGCAGGAAAAGCTGCCCATCACCTATGTGGGCCTGGGCGAAAAGCTCGAGGATCTGCGGCCCTTCAACGGCGCCGACTACGCCCGCGCCCTGCTGGGCGACCTGGACCAGGGCAAATAG
- the rpsJ gene encoding 30S ribosomal protein S10 yields the protein MTTVSSDRIRIKLKAYDYRILDKAVAEIVDTARNTGAGVAGPIPLPTNIHKYTIQRSVHVDKKSREQFEMRIHKRLMDILEPTQQTVDALGKLSLPAGVDVEIKL from the coding sequence ATGACGACAGTTAGCAGTGATCGCATTCGGATCAAGCTCAAAGCCTACGATTACCGCATCCTGGACAAGGCTGTTGCGGAAATCGTGGATACGGCGCGCAATACCGGTGCCGGTGTGGCCGGGCCCATCCCGCTGCCCACCAATATTCACAAGTACACCATCCAGCGTTCCGTGCATGTGGACAAGAAGTCCCGTGAGCAGTTCGAAATGCGCATCCACAAGCGGCTTATGGACATCCTTGAACCCACGCAGCAGACCGTTGACGCCCTCGGCAAGCTTTCCCTGCCCGCTGGCGTGGACGTTGAAATCAAGCTCTAG
- the rplC gene encoding 50S ribosomal protein L3, with protein sequence MAEKMGILGRKLGMTRIFAGDGAAVPVTVIQAGPCPVTQVKTVETDGYNALQIALTEDKEKHVSKAMKGHFAKAGTGLYRELREIRLENAPEMEPGQELTVEMFATGDVVKVTAKSIGKGYQGRMRRWNFAGSKDTHGCEKVHRNNGSIGNNTFPGHVFKGRKMAGHWGNETVTEMGLVIVDVRPADNVILVKGSVPGPKNGLVLVRKQ encoded by the coding sequence ATGGCTGAGAAAATGGGAATTTTGGGTCGTAAACTTGGTATGACCCGCATTTTTGCCGGTGACGGCGCCGCTGTGCCCGTCACGGTGATTCAGGCCGGGCCCTGCCCCGTCACCCAGGTGAAGACCGTTGAGACCGACGGTTACAACGCCCTGCAGATCGCGCTGACCGAAGACAAGGAAAAGCACGTCAGCAAGGCCATGAAGGGCCACTTCGCCAAGGCCGGCACCGGCCTGTACCGCGAACTGCGTGAGATCCGCCTGGAAAACGCCCCTGAAATGGAACCCGGTCAGGAACTGACCGTGGAAATGTTTGCTACCGGCGACGTGGTCAAAGTGACCGCCAAGAGCATCGGTAAGGGCTACCAGGGCCGTATGCGCCGTTGGAACTTCGCCGGTTCCAAGGATACGCACGGTTGCGAAAAAGTGCACCGTAACAACGGCTCCATCGGTAACAACACCTTCCCCGGCCACGTGTTCAAGGGCCGCAAGATGGCTGGCCATTGGGGCAACGAAACCGTGACGGAAATGGGCCTTGTGATCGTTGACGTTCGTCCCGCCGACAACGTCATCCTGGTCAAGGGTTCCGTGCCCGGCCCCAAGAACGGGCTGGTGCTGGTCCG